Below is a window of Flavobacterium sp. CFS9 DNA.
ATAAGATGAAACATCAGCAATTAATAGATCCAAAAGGTTTTGAAGCCAAAACAGCTCTGACTTTCGGAGTTGAGGCACTGCCTTCTGCTTTTCTTTTTGATGCATCAGGAAAACTAGTTGCTATCAATCCAACAGAAGCTCAAATAATTGCTCAAATCAAAAAAAACAAAAAATAAGATGAAAACCCTAAATATAAAATTCATAGCCCTTACACTTATCCTATTACTAACAGGTGCAAACTCTTACTCTCAAATTACTAAAGCCGAAATAATTGCAACAGGACTAACCTGTTCGATGTGTTCGAATGCTATAAACAAACAATTAAAAGCTTTTACAGAAGTAGACAGTATCAGTACCGATTTAAATACCAATACGTTTACCGTTTATTTTAAAAAAGACAATTCTCTGGAGCCTAAAGTCCTGAAAAAGGCAGTGGAAAAAGCCGGTTTTTTTGTTGGGTCGCTGGTTTTAACAGCGAAGTTTCATGTAGACAAAATTGAGGACAATACCACTCTGAAAGTCGATGATGCTACCTATACTTTTATCGATATTAAGAAACCTGTAGCACATGCCGAAGGGAAATACAGAGTTATGGATAAAGGTTTTGTAACGCAGAAAGAGTATAAAAAACTCCTTAAATCGTATTCAAAATATCCTGATTACGCTACAGAAAATGAGAATGATTATTATTTAAAAGCCCTTTAAAAATGAGATATTTATCCATAATCTTCTTATTTCTGGTTTCTTATCAAATTGAAGCACAAGAATTATTTGTAGTAACTGAACCTGCCAGTAATGCTCCGGCGGGTTCAATCGGAGTTCGTGTTGGACAATCCTTAATGGAAAAGAAACTCGAAAGCGGATCCATGTACAATTTAACTCCCGAAGTGACCTGGGGGATCAATAAAAACCTGATGGTTCGAACCTCAGCTTTTTTAAGCAACCAGGACAATGGACTAGGTCTTAAAGGTGGTGGTTTTTATGCCAAATACCGATTCTTTTCGGCAGACGATTTACAAAGTCATTTCAGGATGGCTGCCTTTGGACGATACAGTTACAATAACTCTTACTTCAATCAGGAAGCGATAGATTTAGCCAATGGAAATTCAGGTTACGAAGCCGGTTTGGTTGCCACACAGTTACTTCATAAAGTAGCGATAAGTTCTTCCGTAAGTTATGTGCGCGCTCTTAACAATGCCGATTACAGTTTTCCGGATATGCTGGGTAAAAATGCCATTAATTATACCTTTTCTGTGGGCAGATTAATGCATCCTAAAAAATACACCAGTTACAAACAAACGAACATTAATGCAATGCTGGAGTTTACCGGACAAACTATTACTGAAAATGGCAGATCATACCTGGATGTAGTTCCTTCAATTCAGTTTATCATCAACAGTCAGGCGAGAATTGATTTGGCATACAAAAAAGAATTGTACAGCTCTATGCAGCGTATGGCAACCGATGGTGTTTTTCTGAAACTGGAATATACTTTTTTCAATGTAACGAAGTAAATAAATCCTATTATCACCGGAACAAATCGTTCTGATTAAACCTATAAAATGAAGAAAATAATTTATTTATTATTCCTGTTCTTTGCTTTTGTAAAAGTTCAGGCACAGATTATAAATCCTGTGAAATGGGAAGCTTCGATCGAGAAAAAATCCGAATCGGAATATCAGCTTTCTTTTAAAGGAGCTATTGAAAAAGACTGGCATGTCTATTCGCAATTCACTCCCGAAGACGGTCCGCTTCCGGCTGAATTTCTTTTTCATGATTCCAAAAACAATTATGAACTTATTGGAAAAACAACGGAAAGCGAAACCCACCGAAAATTTAATGAAATCTTCGGGGTAGACGAAATTTTCTTTTCAGACAAAGCTGTTTTTACCCAATTAATCAAACCAACCAATCCGGAAAAAGAAGTCATACAGGTAGAGCTTTCTTATCAGGTTTGCAAAGAAAATTGTATTAGTGAAACCAAGTATTTTGAATTCAATCTTAAAACGCTTGAAGCGAAAGAAATTCAGGCCGCTGACATTTCAAACGAAAAAACCGGGAAAACAACAGTGAATCCTGCCATAGAAAAACAGCCGGAAGCTGAAAAATCAGATTCCAGTTTGTACATGATTTTCATTATTGCGTTCTTATCCGGTTTTGCCGCATTGCTGACTCCTTGTGTGTTTCCGATGATTCCTATGACGGTAAGTTTCTTTACCAAACAAAGCAAAACCAAAGCTAAGGGAATTAAAAACGCCATTATTTACGGTATTTCAATCATCCTGATTTATGTATTTCTGGGCTCGGTAATTACGCTAATTTTTGGTGCAGATGCGTTGAACGCCTTGTCTACCAACGTCTGGTTTAATATCATCTTTTTTATCTTACTGATTGTGTTCGCTGCATCGTTTCTGGGTGCCTTCGAAATCATGTTACCCAATTCATGGGCCAATAAAGTCGATCAGCAGGCCGATAAAGGAGGTATTATCGGAATCGTGTTTATGGCATTGGCTCTGGCAATTGTTTCTTTTTCCTGCACGGGACCCATTATAGGAACTCTACTGGTTGAAGCAGCTTCTAAAGGCGGAATCGCACCTATTGTGGGAATGTTAGGTTTCTCATCGGCTTTGGCATTGCCTTTTATGCTTTTTGCCATGTTTCCGGGCTGGTTGAATACATTGCCAAAATCCGGCGGCTGGCTCAATACCGTAAAAGTTTTTCTGGGCTTTCTGGAATTGGCTCTGGCATTTAAATTTTTATCCAATGCCGATTTAGTGTTACAGCTGCACTGGTTTGAAAGAGAAATCTTCCTGGCCATTTGGATCGCTATATTTGGTACGCTGGCTTTCTATTTATTTGGAAAAATAACCTTGCCGCATGACTCTCCAACCTCATCCATTTCAGTAGGACGTTTAGGAGTTGGATTAATCCTATTGACCTTTACCATTTACCTGATTCCCGGATTATGGGGCGCTCCTTTGAAACTAATTAGTGGATTCCCTCCCCCGATGACTTACAGCGAATCTCCGTATGGCGTGGGTGGAGCCGGTAAAAATACCTCATCAGCTGAAAAAGCTTTGCCAGATGGGGCACACAAAGGTCCACACGACATTATGGCTTTCACCGATTATGAAAAAGGACTGGCCTACGCCAAAAGTGTAAACAAACCGATCCTTCTAGATTTTACCGGATTTGCCTGTGTGAATTGCCGAAAAATGGAAGATTATGTATGGTCTGATCCTCGTATTTTGTCCATCTTAAATAATGAGGTCGTTTTGATTTCTTTGTATGTTGATGACAAAAGAGAATTGTCTCTTGAAGAACAATATGTCTCTAAAGAAACCGGCAAAAAGATTACAACCATCGGAAATAAATGGAGTGATTTTCAAATTACCCGTTATAAAGCAAATGCACAGCCGTACTATATTTTATTGGATACGAATGAGCAAAAGCTGAGCCAACCTACAGGATACACTCCTGATATCACTGAATACGAGCAATGGCTGAAATCCGGTATTGTTAAGTTTCAGAAATAATAGTACCATTTTTTTTACATCTGTGCATTTTTTAAACGTTGTGCACAATCGTGGACTGTTGAAGTCCATAAAAGAGGGAGATATTTAGGTATCTCCTTTTTTTTATTCTGTCCTAGGACAAAGAATGAGTGGTGCACGAACACATTTTAAAGTAATGACTTTTAGTGATTTGGTATTTCGGTATTAATATTATTTTCGATACTTTAGCTCTGATACAGATTAAAAAACGAGCAGTTCTGAGAAATCACAGGATTCCTGTTGGCTCATTTTTCTTTATCAAAAGGATAAATTTTTAACGATTGTAAAAAGTAAATATGGAAGAAAGGCACATCAGAAATAGGCTTTACATTAGCCCTGAAGAGCAGGAATTAATCAAAAACACTCCGATATTATTAGGCGGAGCAGGTATCGGAAGCGCTATTGCTGAATGTTTATTGCGATTAGGTTTTGAAACCATGACCATCATCGACGGTGATGTTGTCGAATTATCGAATTTAAACCGACAAAATTATACCGAAAACAATATCGCACAACCCAAAGTAGAGGCGCTTAAAGAACGATTATTATCGATAAACAGTCAGGCAAAAATCACGATACATAACTGCTTTTTAACACCTGAAAATGTTGGTGATTACATCACAGATCATAAAATTGCCATCAACGCTCTGGATTTTACTTCTGATGTTCCTCTTATATTTGATTCGATTTGCCAGAAAAAAAACATTCCGGTTTTACATCCTTACAATCTGGGATGGGGCGCTTTGGTCTTAGTCATTTCAAACGATGAAGGCCTGGAAGTTCTAAAAAAACCAAACGAAAAATTTAGCGAAGTGAATGTCGTTGACTATGTTTTAGAATATATGCGCTACTGGGAAAACCCGCAAAAATGGCTGGAAGAAATTCTGGACCAATACAAAAAGGAAAACAAAAACCTCTCTCCTCCTCAACTTCCAATTGCATCATGGCTGGTAGCGGGAATGTGCACCCACATTGCATTTGACATCGCCACCAACACTCCCGTGAAAACATTCCCGGAGTTTTATCTGACTTCACTTAAATAGGGGATTTAAAAGAGTTTCATCTTTATTATAAAATTTAAAAAAAGCTGCATTCAATTATTTTGAATGCAGCTTTTAAATACTATTTCTCTATTTTAGATTAATTCGAAGTACTCTTTAAAGAAAAAAAATTAAGGTAAGGACAAATATTCTTTATATTCAATTTTATTATTATCCTTTTTATAGAAAATATAACGATTTTCACCTCCCTGAAAACTCATCTCAATTTTTAAGGTATCTTGTAAAATCCACTTATATTCAACCTCAGCATCTTCAGAGCGTGTTTTAAAATTACTTTGTGGTAATTTTTTTAGCAAATCCTTTTTTAGATAATTAGGTGACTCATTATAAAATATTTCATAAGCCTTACTAAATGTGCTTTCATTGCAAACACAAGTTTTATTTAAAGGATCGTCATATCTGGAAATCCCATTGTCATTTTCTTTACACTTAAAAAGTAGTACTTTCGTATTCTTACTTTTAACAAACTGCATGTAATCGCCAGAATACCAAACAAGCAAATCATCCCCAAACCTATAAATTTTATGAAATGGAGGCGAACACTTGGTGATAATAACTCCTTTAAATGTATTCAACTTAATTTTGAAGAGATCATAGATCTTTTTATCTAAGCTTTTCATCTCCTCTTCTAACGAATGATTATAAAAATGTCCTTCGATATGATATTCCAGATTATGTATCGAGTCGATTTCAAAGGAAGCATCACAATTTTCATCTCCTAAAATAAATTCACGCTCTAATAATTCAAAATTACTAGTATCAAGATTATCAGAATTTGGATTTGATGCTTTTTTCAATTCCCATTTTCCCTGAATATCCGATAAAGCAAACACGCCGACGTTATTTTCTTTTTTTAGAAGATATTTTGAGTCATCAGTTTTAACTTGTTTTAGATCTGCATTTTGCTTCTCCTCTTTTTGTTGTTTACAACTTATTAGTAAACCTAATATAACTATTAATAAAACTTTTAGCTCTTTAATCATTTTTTTTTATTTTAAACGAAAATACATTTTTTTTTAAAATATTAATGTGTTGAATCGTAAATCCCTTTTAAAAACATATCTCTTTCTTGTTTTCTTCTTTTTTTATTTTGAGAACCTGTTTCTATTTCATTAACAGCCAACGAATAATTTTTAGAATTTAGATATTCTATTAAGTTAGGAGCTTCAAATCCTTGTCCAATATTATAAACATAACTTACCAAAGCATCAAATTCATATTGAAAAAGTGGTGTTTTTATTTTTCGTCTTACAGCTTTTTCAAAAATTAAAATATCATTCTCAAATAATTTACTAGCCTCCTTCTCCGAAATACCATTTTTAAATTTCTTTTCAGAAAAACTACCATCGCATTGACCGGTATGAATCAAATGCCCGTATCCGATAGTACAATTTCCTTTACTATCATCATCTCCATCATTGTCATACATTTTCATTTTAAACAATTCCCAATCTTTTATAAACTGCTTACCTTTTTCACTTATTTTTAAAGACTTAATATCGATTCTGTTTCCTTTATTTTTTTCAAACGTATTTTTATATCCTTCTAATAAGATATCGATTGAATCTAATAAATCTTTTCTACGCTGAAAAGGAGAGCCATTTAACTTATCTGTTAACGGATGATTTATATTTTCTTCTTCAGCAGAAAATATTTCAAAGTGGAGCATATATATTTTTTCACCACTGATTACACTTTTTCCTAGTAAATTACCAGTTTTACCAAGTATTTGCTTTTGTTTGATTTTATCTCCTTTTTTAACTTCAATACTATTCGGGTCTAATTCACCATATCTAGCTATAAATTTCCTTCCATCTTTCAACTTGTGTAGAACCGTTACTTGATTTGTTCCAGCATAAAAATATCTAGCTTCTAATACTTCTCCATCCGCAATAGCAACAACTATGGCTTTAGGTTCTGTATATAAATCTCTTCCAGCGTGTTTTCTTTTTCTATTATCTCTGTAAGAGTCAAATGTTGCTTGGTTATGTCCATCGGCAGCTGTCCAATTATAATTTTTACCCCACTTTGAACCAGTATCATTTATAGGCTTTTCTACTAATGGAAAAATAATTTCTTTCTTTTTAATACTATCACTCACAACCATATTCAATCCTTTATAACCCA
It encodes the following:
- a CDS encoding heavy-metal-associated domain-containing protein — encoded protein: MKTLNIKFIALTLILLLTGANSYSQITKAEIIATGLTCSMCSNAINKQLKAFTEVDSISTDLNTNTFTVYFKKDNSLEPKVLKKAVEKAGFFVGSLVLTAKFHVDKIEDNTTLKVDDATYTFIDIKKPVAHAEGKYRVMDKGFVTQKEYKKLLKSYSKYPDYATENENDYYLKAL
- a CDS encoding cytochrome c biogenesis protein CcdA, whose translation is MKKIIYLLFLFFAFVKVQAQIINPVKWEASIEKKSESEYQLSFKGAIEKDWHVYSQFTPEDGPLPAEFLFHDSKNNYELIGKTTESETHRKFNEIFGVDEIFFSDKAVFTQLIKPTNPEKEVIQVELSYQVCKENCISETKYFEFNLKTLEAKEIQAADISNEKTGKTTVNPAIEKQPEAEKSDSSLYMIFIIAFLSGFAALLTPCVFPMIPMTVSFFTKQSKTKAKGIKNAIIYGISIILIYVFLGSVITLIFGADALNALSTNVWFNIIFFILLIVFAASFLGAFEIMLPNSWANKVDQQADKGGIIGIVFMALALAIVSFSCTGPIIGTLLVEAASKGGIAPIVGMLGFSSALALPFMLFAMFPGWLNTLPKSGGWLNTVKVFLGFLELALAFKFLSNADLVLQLHWFEREIFLAIWIAIFGTLAFYLFGKITLPHDSPTSSISVGRLGVGLILLTFTIYLIPGLWGAPLKLISGFPPPMTYSESPYGVGGAGKNTSSAEKALPDGAHKGPHDIMAFTDYEKGLAYAKSVNKPILLDFTGFACVNCRKMEDYVWSDPRILSILNNEVVLISLYVDDKRELSLEEQYVSKETGKKITTIGNKWSDFQITRYKANAQPYYILLDTNEQKLSQPTGYTPDITEYEQWLKSGIVKFQK
- a CDS encoding ThiF family adenylyltransferase, which produces MEERHIRNRLYISPEEQELIKNTPILLGGAGIGSAIAECLLRLGFETMTIIDGDVVELSNLNRQNYTENNIAQPKVEALKERLLSINSQAKITIHNCFLTPENVGDYITDHKIAINALDFTSDVPLIFDSICQKKNIPVLHPYNLGWGALVLVISNDEGLEVLKKPNEKFSEVNVVDYVLEYMRYWENPQKWLEEILDQYKKENKNLSPPQLPIASWLVAGMCTHIAFDIATNTPVKTFPEFYLTSLK